The proteins below come from a single Balaenoptera ricei isolate mBalRic1 chromosome 17, mBalRic1.hap2, whole genome shotgun sequence genomic window:
- the OTUD6B gene encoding deubiquitinase OTUD6B isoform X1, whose amino-acid sequence MEAVLTEELDEEEQLVRRHRKEKKELQAKIQGMKNAVPKNDKKRRKQLIEDVAKLEAEMEQKHKEELEQLKLTSKESKIDSVAVNISNLVLENQPFRISKAQKRRDKKAALEKEREERIAEAEIENLTGARHVESEKLAQILAARRLEIKQIPSDGHCMYRAIEDQLKEQDCSLTVAALRCQTADYMQSHVEDFLPFLTNASTGDMYTSEEFRKYCDDIINTAAWGGQLELRALSHILQTPIEIIQADSPPLVVGEEYPKNPLILVYMRHAYGLGEHYNSVKRLVNTASENCS is encoded by the exons ATGGAGGCAGTTTTGACTGAGGAGCTTGATGAGGAGGAGCAGCTGGTGAGAAGGCATCGCAAAGAGAAGAAGGAGTTGCAAG CCAAAATTCAGGGTATGAAGAATGCTGTCCCCAAGAATGACAAAAAGAGGAGGAAGCAACTTATTGAAGATGTTGCTAAGTTAGAAGCAGAAATGGAACAGAAACATAAAGAGGAGCTGGAGCAATTGAAGCTGACTTCTAAGGAGAGTAAA ATAGATTCTGTTGCTGTCAATATTTCAAACTTGGTTCTTGAGAATCAGCCGTTTCGGATATCAAAAGCACAAAAGAGACGG GACAAAAAAGCTGCACTGGAAAAGGAGCGGGAAGAAAGGATAGCTGAAGCTGAAATTGAAAACTTAACTGGAGCTAGACATGTAGAAAGTGAAAAACTTGCTCAAATATTGGCAGCTAGACGGTTGGAAATTAAACAGATTCCATCTGATGGCCACTGTATGTATAGAGCCATTGAAGATCAACTGAAAGAACAGGACTGCAGTCTGACTGTAGCTGCCTTAAGATGTCAGACTGCTGACTATATGCAAAGCCACGTGGAAGACTTTCTGCCATTTTTAACAAATGCTAGTACGGGAGATATGTATACTtcag AAGAGTTTAGAAAGTACTGTGATGATATCATAAACACCGCTGCATGGGGAGGTCAGCTTGAG ctaaGAGCCCTGTCTCACATTTTACAAACACCAATAGAGATAATACAGGCAGATTCTCCTCCTCTTGTAGTTGGTGAAGAATATCCAAAAAACCCATTAATACTTGT ttatatgAGACATGCATATGGCTTAGGAGAACACTACAATTCTGTTAAACGGTTGGTGAACACAGCTAGTGAAAATTGCAGCTAG
- the OTUD6B gene encoding deubiquitinase OTUD6B isoform X2, which produces MKNAVPKNDKKRRKQLIEDVAKLEAEMEQKHKEELEQLKLTSKESKIDSVAVNISNLVLENQPFRISKAQKRRDKKAALEKEREERIAEAEIENLTGARHVESEKLAQILAARRLEIKQIPSDGHCMYRAIEDQLKEQDCSLTVAALRCQTADYMQSHVEDFLPFLTNASTGDMYTSEEFRKYCDDIINTAAWGGQLELRALSHILQTPIEIIQADSPPLVVGEEYPKNPLILVYMRHAYGLGEHYNSVKRLVNTASENCS; this is translated from the exons ATGAAGAATGCTGTCCCCAAGAATGACAAAAAGAGGAGGAAGCAACTTATTGAAGATGTTGCTAAGTTAGAAGCAGAAATGGAACAGAAACATAAAGAGGAGCTGGAGCAATTGAAGCTGACTTCTAAGGAGAGTAAA ATAGATTCTGTTGCTGTCAATATTTCAAACTTGGTTCTTGAGAATCAGCCGTTTCGGATATCAAAAGCACAAAAGAGACGG GACAAAAAAGCTGCACTGGAAAAGGAGCGGGAAGAAAGGATAGCTGAAGCTGAAATTGAAAACTTAACTGGAGCTAGACATGTAGAAAGTGAAAAACTTGCTCAAATATTGGCAGCTAGACGGTTGGAAATTAAACAGATTCCATCTGATGGCCACTGTATGTATAGAGCCATTGAAGATCAACTGAAAGAACAGGACTGCAGTCTGACTGTAGCTGCCTTAAGATGTCAGACTGCTGACTATATGCAAAGCCACGTGGAAGACTTTCTGCCATTTTTAACAAATGCTAGTACGGGAGATATGTATACTtcag AAGAGTTTAGAAAGTACTGTGATGATATCATAAACACCGCTGCATGGGGAGGTCAGCTTGAG ctaaGAGCCCTGTCTCACATTTTACAAACACCAATAGAGATAATACAGGCAGATTCTCCTCCTCTTGTAGTTGGTGAAGAATATCCAAAAAACCCATTAATACTTGT ttatatgAGACATGCATATGGCTTAGGAGAACACTACAATTCTGTTAAACGGTTGGTGAACACAGCTAGTGAAAATTGCAGCTAG
- the OTUD6B gene encoding deubiquitinase OTUD6B isoform X3, with amino-acid sequence MIFKDKKAALEKEREERIAEAEIENLTGARHVESEKLAQILAARRLEIKQIPSDGHCMYRAIEDQLKEQDCSLTVAALRCQTADYMQSHVEDFLPFLTNASTGDMYTSEEFRKYCDDIINTAAWGGQLELRALSHILQTPIEIIQADSPPLVVGEEYPKNPLILVYMRHAYGLGEHYNSVKRLVNTASENCS; translated from the exons ATGATATTCAAG GACAAAAAAGCTGCACTGGAAAAGGAGCGGGAAGAAAGGATAGCTGAAGCTGAAATTGAAAACTTAACTGGAGCTAGACATGTAGAAAGTGAAAAACTTGCTCAAATATTGGCAGCTAGACGGTTGGAAATTAAACAGATTCCATCTGATGGCCACTGTATGTATAGAGCCATTGAAGATCAACTGAAAGAACAGGACTGCAGTCTGACTGTAGCTGCCTTAAGATGTCAGACTGCTGACTATATGCAAAGCCACGTGGAAGACTTTCTGCCATTTTTAACAAATGCTAGTACGGGAGATATGTATACTtcag AAGAGTTTAGAAAGTACTGTGATGATATCATAAACACCGCTGCATGGGGAGGTCAGCTTGAG ctaaGAGCCCTGTCTCACATTTTACAAACACCAATAGAGATAATACAGGCAGATTCTCCTCCTCTTGTAGTTGGTGAAGAATATCCAAAAAACCCATTAATACTTGT ttatatgAGACATGCATATGGCTTAGGAGAACACTACAATTCTGTTAAACGGTTGGTGAACACAGCTAGTGAAAATTGCAGCTAG